The Primulina eburnea isolate SZY01 chromosome 6, ASM2296580v1, whole genome shotgun sequence genome contains a region encoding:
- the LOC140833878 gene encoding CASP-like protein 1: protein MATIETTKKVVLVSEKAEPPPSEAKTSADAVAIKYFTLVEVVLRLLLFASALVAVVLLVTSKQTKRLLFPQFPIPFTRVAKFTHSPALIYLVAALSVTGFYAIISTLLSLYSLLKPGCFTKALSHFVILDVLLLGILASATGAAGGVAYIGLKGDSHVFWMKVCDKYGKFCRHVGASIAISLFGIIVLVLLVLLSVYSLSKKIPK, encoded by the exons ATGGCAACCATAGAGACGACGAAAAAGGTGGTGCTAGTGTCCGAGAAGGCGGAACCACCACCATCGGAGGCGAAAACCTCGGCAGATGCTGTGGCTATCAAGTACTTTACCTTGGTTGAGGTTGTGTTGAGGTTATTGTTGTTTGCTTCGGCGCTTGTGGCCGTTGTGTTGCTCGTCACTAGCAAGCAAACGAAGAGATTGCTGTTTCCTCAATTTCCAATACCGTTTACGAGGGTTGCCAAATTCACCCACTCACCAGCTCTTAT ATACTTAGTAGCAGCACTCTCAGTTACAGGCTTTTACGCCATTATCTCGACGCTATTGTCCTTGTACTCTCTACTCAAGCCTGGCTGCTTCACAAAGGCGCTGTCTCATTTTGTCATACTGGATGTG CTGCTGCTAGGAATTTTGGCTTCAGCAACTGGTGCTGCCGGTGGAGTCGCTTACATTGGTTTGAAGGGCGATTCCCATGTTTTTTGGATGAAAGTGTGCGACAAATATGGAAAGTTCTGCAGACACGTCGGAGCTTCTATCGCCATATCCTTGTTCGGAATCATCGTGCTCGTGTTGCTTGTTTTGCTCTCTGTTTACTCCTTGTCCAAGAAAATACCGAAATAG